A window of Periplaneta americana isolate PAMFEO1 chromosome 7, P.americana_PAMFEO1_priV1, whole genome shotgun sequence contains these coding sequences:
- the LOC138703725 gene encoding uncharacterized protein: MGDELRDIELQIKRLTEEKQRLERTLQELTEKRKHILQNQSLESFSSDEVSSLQDSCSSFSGRRQSYDKLISHADTKGQSFEIKMATLLFLRGVNSSQKFFLATNMSGVGQFDDLVFLHGNRTFLVQLKHKQKVKSKNNYVGVSRELLSLQGIFSIIQYCRSYPSASNWLESSGLSENSELVLFTNRVLHTNSTCPNSVLSTGGQTFLFDEDKDAEVYSLFQELELYIRVLHEEDTSSLPERIDLADVEVKTIHIKRRLQDLKQDPSRLDKEREDWRDMSYYKKFLSKLRLYSGQADENELDNYIKQELFQTFGTSGVDNDIIFEKLLKEIHNWWENESFFLTEEVYFWQNLIQSRVDSLNKAVLSKLRCHELSFIEEQTSYLKEQIFNNSVVQIVPEKTNGASVLSCLKVHQSLRHEHHLLVDYATFESRFSEILALWERGKMYNVLVVKDMANSKSLTESIKRVLQSNPHKRFVLISRNFDQVGTMLDGRVITDHFKFKQLDQMSQEKILDSEINFQGFDISLKTLVKSTTLFHTITSDIVTGIKEVKVGDKLADDDDSYIPRTLLRQEHISKGILSVKGTERVAVSEMSIHELQKLVPPGEIVEQFSICETSDLHKCRYIIINDLEDFRKLCEMFNSFHWLKNNGDNLIWMQSKGKLAFIRRHILQNVGPVMYTKVNEISKLPQNVVLVVAEPGMGKSTELSHLASELKQGNPTMWVVKVDLYDYTDHLSKDQPSTLELLLRAGKFNTEFERSLFKHEIHHDGNITVMFDGFDEISPNYAEKVITILKILAATHIKKIWVTSRPVMRENLERELSTLAYILKPFSRDDQREFLLKLWKGAHTGPHDLKNLVSSLLRVTARSLNDKQRIMTGIPLQTKMLAEAFWEDAQHYCATGEHRLPLKLDVLQLYNMFVNRKWQLYYEKNMVDITRVGLSENFQDLRDVFEQCHMSCALLTVLEHDEVRKLHNSETIMKQVQAFLTKFRTGRDKTGIVIDVINDRAIFIHRTFAEYFVALWFAENFRHVTEYLKTKIFEPNFQIVRKFFNRILAQKFTLHTAILNHDKCTVETLMSAQTLDVNVRDEGGRTPLYLAVMSLIEDDPNSVVQQIIAILLEYGANPGIKDKVFGWRPLRLADKIRTSPYIFGLLLDKKASSSDLVLARQEIPGNDMYVQDVLRIAARHGFVKLAKFVFECGIRVGHSIMVVSDNRSECCATMLHEAARYGQLRLVKYLIDHKADIEARDSSMNERTALMWAAERGQLGIVEYLIKRGSNVNACDEYGYTALLLAARNAKLDVVKLLTQHTDVMACDNEGDSILHFAARSGSVELVTYLLNIGLDSNCRNRSQQTPLWQAALYGRNQVTHLLCQKGADLYIQDTFDGYTPLHVAAEKGHLRVVQCLICHGASASALDKRGHTPLDVAVEYNNAEITEFLLKKRS, from the exons ATGGGAGACGAGTTGCGGGATATAGAACTGCAGATAAAACGTCTTACTGAGGAGAAGCAGCGGCTAGAACGCACATTGCAGGAACTGACAGAGAAAAGGAAGCACATCCTGCAGAATCAGTCATTGGAGTCCTTCAGTAGTGATGAG GTTTCCTCTTTGCAAGATTCCTGTTCTAGTTTCTCTGGAAGAAG GCAGTCCTATGATAAGCTGATTTCACATGCAGATACTAAAGGCCAAAGTTTCGAGATCAAGATGGCAACTTTGCTGTTTCTGCGAGGTGTGAACTCTTCACAAAAATTCTTCCTGGCTACCAACATGAGTGGAGTGGGCCAGTTTGACGATCTGGTATTCCTCCATGGGAACAGAACATTCCTGGTGCAATTGAAGCATAAGCAGAAAGTAAAAAGCAAGAATAATTATGTCGGAGTCAGTCGAGAGCTGCTGTCACTCCAGGGAATCTTCAGTATCATTCAGTATTGCCGATCGTATCCCAGTGCAAGCAACTGGCTTGAGAGCTCTGGTTTGTCTGAAAATTCAGAACTAGTTCTCTTTACCAATCGTGTTCTGCATACTAACTCCACGTGTCCAAACAGTGTGTTATCCACAGGAGGGCAAACGTTTTTGTTCGATGAGGACAAAGATGCAGAGGTGTACAGCTTGTTCCAGGAACTGGAGCTTTATATTCGTGTGCTTCATGAAGAGGACACCTCATCCTTACCAGAAAGAATTGATCTAGCAGACGTAGAAGTGAAAACTATCCACATTAAGAGAAGACTGCAGGACTTGAAGCAAGATCCGTCACGATTGGATAAAGAGAGAGAAGATTGGAGGGATATGTCCTATTACAAAAAGTTCCTTAGTAAATTAAGGTTGTATTCTGGTCAAGCAGATGAGAATGAACTTGATAACTACATAAAACAGGAACTATTTCAGACTTTTGGAACCAGTGGTGTCGATAATGATATAATTTTTGAAAAGTTGttgaaagaaatacacaattgGTGGGAAAATGAGAGCTTCTTTCTTACAGAGGAGGTATATTTTTGGCAGAACCTCATTCAATCCCGTGTTGATAGCCTGAACAAAGCTGTCCTCTCAAAATTGAGATGTCATGAATTAAGTTTCATCGAGGAGCAGACTAGTTACTTAAAAGAACAGATTTTTAATAATTCGGTCGTCCAAATAGTGCCTGAGAAGACAAACGGAGCATCAGTCCTCTCTTGTCTAAAAGTTCACCAGAGCTTGAGACATGAACATCATCTGCTGGTGGATTATGCAACATTTGAATCTCGTTTCAGTGAAATATTAGCTCTCTGGGAGAGGGGAAAAATGTACAATGTTCTTGTAGTGAAAGATATGGCAAACAGCAAGAGTTTGACTGAAAGTATCAAGAGAGTGTTACAATCTAACCCCCATAAACGGTTTGTCCTTATATCTAGAAATTTTGACCAAGTGGGCACAATGTTAGATGGACGTGTAATTACAGATCACTTCAAATTTAAACAGCTTGACCAAATGTCACAGGAAAAAATACTTGACTCTGAGATTAATTTTCAGGGATTTGATATCAGCCTAAAAACATTAGTGAAAAGTACAACACTGTTCCATACAATAACTTCTGACATTGTAACTGGAATAAAAGAGGTGAAAGTAGGTGATAAATTGGCTGATGATGACGACAGCTACATACCTCGGACCTTGTTGCGTCAAGAACACATAAGTAAGGGAATATTGTCTGTCAAAGGGACTGAAAGAGTAGCAGTGAGTGAAATGTCAATACACGAACTACAGAAATTAGTTCCACCTGGTGAAATAGTAGAACAATTTTCTATTTGTGAAACATCTGATCTGCACAAATGTCGTTATATCATTATAAATGACTTGGAAGATTTCAGAAAACTTTGTGAAATGTTCAATTCCTTCCATTGGCTTAAGAATAATGGGGACAACTTAATATGGATGCAGTCGAAAGGAAAGTTAGCTTTCATAAGAAGACACATTCTACAGAATGTTGGTCCTGTCATGTACACTAAGGTGAATGAAATTTCGAAATTGCCTCAAAATGTTGTGCTAGTAGTTGCAGAGCCGGGAATGGGCAAGTCTACTGAACTCTCACATCTCGCCTCAGAACTAAAGCAAGGAAACCCAACGATGTGGGTAGTAAAGGTCGATCTCTATGATTATACCGACCATCTCAGCAAGGATCAACCAAGCACTCTTGAACTGTTGCTCAGAGCCGGTAAATTCAACACGGAATTCGAAAGATCTCTCTTCAAACATGAGATTCACCATGACGGAAATATAACGGTTATGTTTGACGGCTTCGATGAGATAAGTCCTAATTATGCAGAAAAAGTGATaactattttgaaaattcttgCAGCGACACATATAAAGAAGATATGGGTAACATCTCGTCCGGTTATGAGGGAAAATCTCGAGCGAGAGTTGTCAACATTAGCATATATTCTTAAGCCGTTTTCGCGTGATGACCAAAGAGAGTTTCTTCTCAAGCTTTGGAAGGGTGCCCATACTGGTCCACATGACTTGAAGAACCTGGTTTCGAGCCTGCTGAGAGTGACTGCACGATCCTTGAACGACAAGCAGAGAATAATGACAGGAATTCCCCTGCAGACCAAAATGCTGGCAGAAGCTTTCTGGGAAGATGCCCAACATTATTGTGCAACAGGAGAACATCGACTGCCTCTGAAACTCGACGTGCTGCAGCTCTACAACATGTTTGTGAACCGGAAATGGCAGCTATATTATGAGAAGAACATGGTAGATATAACTAGAGTAGGACTGTCAGAAAATTTTCAAGATCTGAGAGATGTATTTGAACAGTGCCACATGAGTTGTGCATTGCTTACTGTTCTAGAGCACGATGAAGTGAGAAAATTGCACAACTCAGAAACAATAATGAAGCAAGTTCAGGCATTCTTAACGAAGTTCAGAACAGGACGTGATAAAACGGGCATTGTGATAGACGTAATAAATGATAGGGCAATTTTCATACATCGAACCTTTGCTGAATACTTCGTTGCACTGTGGTTTGCAGAAAACTTTCGCCATGTAACAGAATATCTGAAAACAAAGATTTTCGAACCAAATTTCCAAATTGTGAGGAAGTTTTTTAACAGGATTTTGGCTCAGAAATTCACTTTACATACTGCAATTCTGAACCATGATAAATGCACTGTTGAAACCTTAATGTCTGCTCAAACACTTGACGTCAATGTTAGAGATGAGGGTGGAAGAACGCCTTTATACTTAGCAGTGATGAGTCTCATTGAAGATGATCCTAATAGTGTTGTCCAACAAATCATAGCGATTCTTTTGGAGTATGGTGCAAATCCAGGAATCAAGGATAAAGTATTTGGCTGGAGGCCACTTCGGTTAGCAGATAAGATCAGAACATCTCCATATATTTTTGGACTTTTGCTAGATAAGAAAGCTAGTTCTAGTGATCTGGTTCTTGCTAGGCAGGAAATTCCTGGTAATGACATGTACGTGCAAGATGTCCTCAGAATTGCTGCCAGGCATGGTTTTGTGAAACTTGCAAAATTTGTGTTCGAGTGTGGAATACGTGTGGGACATTCAATAATGGTAGTCAGCGACAATAGATCAGAATGTTGTGCGACCATGCTACACGAAGCTGCCAGATATGGACAACTGAGACTGGTCAAGTATCTTATTGATCACAAAGCGGACATCGAGGCACGAGATAGCAGTATGAACGAGAGAACTGCATTGATGTGGGCTGCTGAAAGAGGTCAACTGGGAATCGTTGAATATTTGATAAAACGAGGCTCCAATGTGAATGCTTGTGATGAGTATGGCTACACTGCCTTGCTGCTAGCTGCCCGCAATGCGAAGTTGGATGTGGTGAAGCTACTGACTCAGCATACTGACGTCATGGCCTGCGACAATGAGGGTGACAGTATTTTACATTTCGCAGCTAGGTCTGGTAGCGTGGAGcttgtgacatatttattgaaCATTGGTCTCGACAGTAATTGCCGAAACAGATCCCAACAAACTCCTTTGTGGCAAGCTGCTCTGTACGGACGAAATCAAGTAACTCATCTGTTGTGCCAAAAAGGGGCAGATCTATACATACAGGACACGTTTGATGGATATACACCTTTACACGTTGCAGCAGAGAAAGGACATTTGCGGGTAGTGCAGTGTCTCATTTGTCATGGAGCTAGTGCGTCTGCTCTCGACAAAAGAGGGCATACTCCTTTGGATGTCGCTGTTGAATATAATAACGCAGAAATTACCGAATTCTTGCTAAAGAAGAGGTCTTAA